Below is a genomic region from Populus trichocarpa isolate Nisqually-1 chromosome 15, P.trichocarpa_v4.1, whole genome shotgun sequence.
CCATCAAAAACTTAATTGAGAATCCCTCAAAGTACTTCGAGCTCGAGGATCCAATTGAGACAAAACATTGTTTAACAACTTGAACAAGATAAAGTACGTAGTTAAGGCattgtttttaggtttttcccaaaatatttgtatatgaaaaaatatgtgattaaaGTAAAAGATTgtgatttttaagattaaaatgcAACCTGGCCCTGCAAGCACCCGAgcttatttattgattaatgCCAATCTGGACGGTGCTAAATCTAGTTCGACACGTTTAAGGCAGAATCTGATGCTTACTCCCTTCCTGCCAAGTGTCTTCAAGAACACCGTATAAGTAGCCCTTCACCTTCAAGTCTTTGTCCACCTGTCGTTACATCCTCTAAACAGTTTTCTCAGTCTCATTGAGTGGTTTCAACTTCACCCTTCTTTCAGTTTCAGTTTACTcggtttctttgatttttgttgCCACTGAGAAAACAGGAAGAGCAGGATCAGCAAATATGGGTCGTTTTTGGACTTTTCTCACTCATGTTCACACACTATCTGGGTAGTTTTTGAGTGATCCCAAGatgattaatttctttctttcttttaggcCTTAATGTTTTGGTTAATGATCTGATTGATGTTTGTTTAACAATATGCAGGCCAGTCATGATGTTGCTCTACCCCTTGTAAGAACCTGAACCATATTTTCCAAAAGTTCCAGTCTTTTTTGTTGTCTTTGTGTATTTTGCTTTCATTTAGAGTGCGTGAAATGTGCGCACCGAATGGTCTATTAAGCAatcaatttctcttcttttttatgatcACTAGGTATGCATCAGTAATTGCTATAGAGAGTCCATCAAGGGAGGATGATGAGCAGTGGCTTGCTTATTGGATCTTATATTCATTTCTAACACTTACAGAGATGCTGCTCCAATCCATTTTAGAGTGGtaattaagaaaatcattttcgaaattttcttttttgggctATTAGTTATCATAATACTTTATGTTAATGGGGTTcagattattatattattgtagGATTCCTATATGGTACTCTTTGAAATTGGTGGTGGCTGCATGGTTGGTTCTACCACAGTTCAAAGGTGCAGCTTTCATTTATGAAAGGTTTGTGAGAGAGCATATCAGGAAATTTATAGGGGAAAAAGATCATCCCCATCACAAGTCTACCACTGCCAGTGGTAGTGGTGGTGGCGGCAAAGGCAAGAACAAGTTCGTTCACTTCATATCCCCCAATAAAGTAAGCAAACAAATCAATCTACCTATCATTAATTACTTTTGCATAAGCCACATTAATATTTTAGGCTCTTTTAACTAGTTCCTCGTGATCTTTTTGATGGTACGTATTCTTATAATTTGGCATGAATATACTGTGCGTGCTCAGGGAGAACATGAGGTTTCCTGAAGAGGGAAGAAAGGTTAGCTAGAAGAGAAGACAAGTAAAGACATGGTCGGCAGCTTGCTTTTGTGGATCTTCTTCTCTTCACCTCTTTGCTTTTCCCCTTTACACTTTGTTGGAATGTTGTGACTTTCCTTTCATATGCCTAGGTTAATGAGCTATGTTGAAAATCTATGATGGAAGATTTGAACGTCTGTCCCCTTGACGATGATGCTCTGactgatttttcttcaatcttaCGTGTATATCATCTTAATTATGTTGTGGGTGTTTATCTGAGAGCttaatggttgattttttttatgataccTAAATATAAACATTTGTCTCTCGAAATcgaaattatgtttttcattgatttaatGG
It encodes:
- the LOC7454738 gene encoding HVA22-like protein e, encoding MGRFWTFLTHVHTLSGPVMMLLYPLYASVIAIESPSREDDEQWLAYWILYSFLTLTEMLLQSILEWIPIWYSLKLVVAAWLVLPQFKGAAFIYERFVREHIRKFIGEKDHPHHKSTTASGSGGGGKGKNKFVHFISPNKGEHEVS